The Candidatus Latescibacterota bacterium genome includes the window GTCCTGGTGGCCGAAGACGGATCTAAGAGAATAGAGGGGATGATGACAGGGTGGAAGGGTGAAGAGAAGGCCGCTGCGGGAAAACTGGTGAATCAGTTGCTGGATGCGGGCGGAGAACAATTGATCAGGAAGTGTTGATCGGAAGATCTAACAGGGAAGAGACCGATGCTTGACAGAAAACTATTGAGAAAGGATCCAGAGAGGGTCCGTAAGGGAATGGCGGGCAAGCATGTCGATTTCGACCTGGACGAGTTACTCGCTAAAGACGAAAAGATGCGCGACCTTATCCAGGAGACCGAAAAACTCAAGGCCGAAAGAAACGATGCATCGCATGAAATATCGAGACTGAAAAAGGAAAAGAAGGACGCGACTTCGATCATAGAAAACATGAAGGCCACGTCTCTCAGGATCCGTGAAGTCGACGAGGCGCTTAAATCGATATCGGAAGAGATCGACGGGCTGACACTGGCGATGCCCAATCTGCCTCACGAATCGGTTCCGTTTGGAAAGGGCGCTGAGGACAACCCTGTAGTGAAAAGTTGGGGAGAGATCCCTGAAATGCCTGAAAAACCTCTCTCTCACTGGGAAATAGGGGAGAAGCTGGGGATACTCGACCTGGCTGCGGGAGCCCTGGTCTCAGGTCGCGGGTTTGTTGTTTTGAGGGGGAACGGAGCGCTGCTCACGAGGGCTCTGATCAATCTTTTCCTGGATATTCACAGGAAACAGGGGTACGAGGAACTCTGGGTACCATTCATGGTCAACAGGGATTCGATGATCGGCACAGGCCAGCTTCCAAAAATGGCGGACGACATGTATCACTGCGAAAGGGACGACCTCTTTCTGATACCCACTGCCGAAGTACCAGTGACGAATATGTACAGGGATACTATTCTGGAAGGTGACATCCTTCCGATGAAGCTTACTGCCTATACTCCGTGTTTCCGGAGGGAGGCGGGAAGTTATGGACAGGACACAAGAGGGATGACAAGGGTGCATCAGTTCGACAAGGTCGAAATGGTGAGGTACGCCCTGCCCGAGAATTCCTACGGCGATCTCGAAGTACTTCTCGGCGACGCCTGCGAGGTCCTCGAAGTGCTCGACATACCATACCGGGTGATAGAGCTCTGTACCGGAGACCTCAGCTTCGCGGCTGCCAAATGTTACGATATAGAGACGTGGGCTCCTGGAGTGGAGAAATGGCTCGAGGTGTCCTCATGCAGCAATTTTGAGGATTTCCAGGCCAGAAGGGCCGGGATCAGGTTCAGGAGAGAGAAAGGAGCAAAGCCGGAGTTCGTTCATACCCTGAACGGTTCCGGGCTTGCCCTGCCGAGGATCATTGCCACGATACTCGAGATGAACCAGACTCCGACCGGCAAGGTCCGGGTTCCTTCCGCACTGATACCGTTTATGGGCGGTATCGAATATCTTGAGGCTTGATGATAAGATGAGAATTCCGAGGAATCTTCCGTTTCTTCTCAAGGTCTATTTTATAGTCGGCACGGTGATATTCGTGTCCAGCGCTCTCCTGCACAACAACAGTCTGCTCAGAAGGATGAAGGAGCAGTCCGAAAGTACGACCCAGCTGTTTTCCCGTTTTGTTGGAATCACGCTGGAAGAATACGAGGACCGGGCTCACCAGGATTTCTTAAGAGAGATACAGAGTGCGATCGACACCCCATATATCCTCACAGATGCAGAGGGCAGTCCCCTGATATGGAACGGGATCGGGATCGAGATGGGAGGCGACGAAGATTATACCCGCGGGATCGATTTCGATCCGGAAAATCCTGATGACCCCGTTCTGGAAAAGGTATACAGGATGTCGAAGGAATTCGACAGGATCAACCGCCCGGTCGTCGTCGAAGGGACCGGTTATTCCCTGATCATCCATTACGGGCATTCCCGTCTGACCAGAGAGCTTGCATACGCTCCGTACATCCAGTTCATCGTGCTGGTCATCTTTCTTCTATTTGGTTTTCTCGGGTTCAGGACGATGAAGAAAGGCGAACAACGTTCTATCTGGGTGGGGATGGCAAAGGAGACTGCCCATCAACTGGGTACTCCACTCTCCTCGATCATGGGTTGGCTCGCGATAATCAAAGATCAAGCTGACAAGACAGGAACATCGGAGAGCCTGTCGAGCGCGATTATCGAGGCACAGGCTGATGTGGACAGGCTCAGCAGGATTTCGTCGAGGTTCGGGAAAATCGGCTCGGCGCCCGATCTTGAGTACCAGGAGATGGTGGCCATTATCAGGGAAACAGTCGACTATTTTGAAAGAAGACGTCCCGCGCTGAAGATCGAATCGACGATCGACCTGGAAGCAGAGGAGTTGCCTCTTGTCAGGTGCAGCACCGACCTTCTTGGCTGGGTCTTCGAAAACCTTATAAAAAATTCTCTCGATGCTATTGTGGGCAAGGATGGGAAAATTCATATAAGGGCTGTCATGAACCCGAACGAAAACCGTATCGAGATCAGGTTTTCTGATAATGGTAAGGGTATGACGAGTTGGTTGAAGAGAAGGGCGTTCGATCCGGGGATCACGACAAAGAAACGAGGATGGGGGCTGGGGCTGGCTCTCGTAAAAAGGATCGTAGAAGAGATCCATGGGGGCACGATCAGGATCGTTCAGACACAGCCCGATCATGGCACTGAATTCCTGATGACTTTTCCCGTTGACTGACGCTTGGGAAGTCAACTGATGCCAGGGAAGTGAGACGAAATTGAAGGAAAAGAAGATACTGTGGGTGGACGACGAGATAGACATGCTCCGGTCCCACCAGATCTTTCTCAAGGATAAAGGATACTCTGTAAAGGGAGTCTCCAGCGGAGACGAGGCGCTCAAGGTCCTTAAATCGGAAATTTTCGATCTCGTGCTACTCGACGAGACGATGCCCGGAAAAAGCGGCCTCGAGACTCTTCAGGAGATCAAGGAGATCGTGGCGAGCATTCCAGTGATCATGATCACGAAAAACGAAGAAGAAGGTCTGATGGAACAGGCTATCGGTATGAAGATAGACGACTATCTTTTGAAACCGATCAATCCCCTGCAGATATTCTCCGCAGTCAAACGATTACTCGAGGCTCACAAGATACAGGAGGGTGCGGTCAGTAAGGACTACCTCCAGGTATTCAGCCGGATAGACGAGAAGGTATCTTCCCGTCCGGACTTGAAAGAATGGACCCAGATACACTTCGATCTTTCCCAGTGGGACATAGAATTCGACAAGTTCAACTCGACTGGTATGGACCAGATCCATCTGGACCTGAGAAAGAAATGCAATTTCGAGTTCGGAAGCTATTTTGAAGAGAACTACCGGGACTGGATCAATTCGGACAGCGAGCCGCACATGAGTCCAGATGTATTCAGACAGTTTGTCTTTCCACATCTCAGAGAAAGAAAAAAAGTCTACTTCATCGTCATCGACTGTATGAGGCTGGATCAGTGGCTGACAATCGAGGATCTTCTCACTCCGTATTTCAATATCCAGAGGGACAGCTACATCGCTATTGTGCCGACTGCCACTCCATACGCGAGGAATTCGATATTTTCGGGATTGTACCCTCTCGATATACAGAAAAAATATCCCGATTACTGGCTCGAGAGATCACGGGATGAGTTCAGCAAGAACAGGTACGAACAGGAATTGATGCAGGAACAGCTTCGTCGGGCAGGATTTGGAAACCTTTCGAACAAATATATAAAGATCTACGAGACCGAAGAGGCCAACGAGATCAGAAAACAGGTGAACAGTTACAGGAATATCGATTTTGTCGCGATGGTGTTCAATTTTCTCGATATCCTGGCTCACGGTAGAAGCCAGAGCGAGATCCTCCAGGAGATCGCGCCGGACGAAAGGGCATTCCGATCGCTGATGCGGTCCTGGTTCACCCATTCGGCCCTGTATGAGATCCTCAAACAGATATCCAGGCATGATGCCATCGCGGTAATTACTACCGACCATGGATCCGTGCTTGGCCAGAAGGCGAGTCTGGTACACGGCAACAGGGAGACGTCGAGCAACCTCAGGTACAAGTTCGGAGAGAATATCAACGGAGATCCGAAGCAGACCCTGATGATCCGTAACCCTCTGGACTACCGGCTGCCGGCAGAGAGTCCATCGAAGAATTATATCATCGCGAAAGAGAACTACTATTTCGTTTACCCGACTCGTTTTCATGAATACGAAAGACAGTATCAGGGAACTTTTCAGCATGGTGGAATATCTCTTGAAGAGAACATTGTTCCATGTATTACCCTGCTTCCCAGATAAAAGCGGCGTTCTGGAACGGATAGTGACCGGACCGGAGCAGAAAGTATGGTGAGTTTGGAAAGATCGACAGGTGACTTGTCTTCCGCCGTCTTCGAGACCGCGGATGAAGAAAGTACCCGCGCGCTTGGAGAATCGTTCGGCCGAGCTGTCCCAGGCGGGACGGCGATCTCTCTCGAGGGTGGGCTCGGTGCCGGCAAGACCTGTTTTGTAAAGGGTGTGGCCAGGGGTTTGGGCATTGACGCGGAGGTACTCAGCCCTACCTTTATACTGGTCGAGGAGTACAGGGGAGAGATCCCTCTTTTCCATTTCGATCTCTACAGGCTCGAGAAACTGGAAGAAGTCGAGAAGATAGGATTTTACGACGCCATAGACGGCAGAAACATCGTGATGGTCGAATGGGGAGACAGGCTGCCGGGTGGCGAGAATATATTCGATGTCCGGGTGCGGATAGAGATAGTGTCCGGATCGGAGCGGAAGATCGAGATCGAGGGGCCTTCCGGCCTCCTGGACAGAATGCGGGGTGCCCCCGGTTGATGGATGAAAGACTGATACTGGCTCTGGATACTTCCAGGTTAAAAGGTAGTGTGGCGATTGCAAGAGGTGATCACACGTTCTGTGAGCTGCTTTTTGACGCGAGTGACACCCATTCGGCCACCCTTATGCCTGCCATAGACATATGTGTGAGGACCGCTGGCCTGGATCTTGACGAAATGGATCTATTTGCCGTAGTCACAGGGCCTGGAAGCTTTACAGGGCTCCGTATCGGGCTTGCCACGATCAAGGCGCTGGCCTCGATCCGGAAACGCCCGGTAGCCCTTGTGGGCAGTCTCGAATCGATTGCGGGAGCATTTCCATACTGCGCAGAGACCGTAGTGCCAGTTCTCGACGCGAGAAGGGGCGAGATATATATCGGCGCATACGATACATCGAGCGGATACCCTGAAGAATTGATACCACCGCTGGCCGTACGCCCCGGCGAAGCTGCGGAGACGCTGGCTAAAGGTGGGGTTACCGAAAGAGTCATCCTGTGTGGGAATGGTACGGAAGCCTACAGAGAAGTCCTGGAGTCTGTCCTGCCTGTCGGCAGTCGTTTCGCCGATCCCATCAAGGGAGACCCGTCGGCTGCTGTTACGGCCATGATCGCCAGGCGAAGAGAACCTGTCCTGTATGAGGAGTTGGCCGGGGTCGAACCTGTGTATATCAGGCCTCCTGACGCGAAACTGCCCGCCGACAGCAGGTTGAGGGAAGGGGGAGGACAGGGATGAGCGACGGTACTATCAGGAAGATGACAGAAGGAGATATTCCCGAGATTCTCGAACTTGAAAAAAAATGTTTCCCCATGCCATGGACGGAGAATATGTTCCTCTGTCAGGTCAGGCTGGAGGATGTCTCGGTATGTCTCGTACACGAGGTGGATGGAAAGATAGGCGGCTACATCATAACGTGGTTCAGTTT containing:
- the serS gene encoding serine--tRNA ligase; this translates as MLDRKLLRKDPERVRKGMAGKHVDFDLDELLAKDEKMRDLIQETEKLKAERNDASHEISRLKKEKKDATSIIENMKATSLRIREVDEALKSISEEIDGLTLAMPNLPHESVPFGKGAEDNPVVKSWGEIPEMPEKPLSHWEIGEKLGILDLAAGALVSGRGFVVLRGNGALLTRALINLFLDIHRKQGYEELWVPFMVNRDSMIGTGQLPKMADDMYHCERDDLFLIPTAEVPVTNMYRDTILEGDILPMKLTAYTPCFRREAGSYGQDTRGMTRVHQFDKVEMVRYALPENSYGDLEVLLGDACEVLEVLDIPYRVIELCTGDLSFAAAKCYDIETWAPGVEKWLEVSSCSNFEDFQARRAGIRFRREKGAKPEFVHTLNGSGLALPRIIATILEMNQTPTGKVRVPSALIPFMGGIEYLEA
- a CDS encoding bifunctional response regulator/alkaline phosphatase family protein, producing MKEKKILWVDDEIDMLRSHQIFLKDKGYSVKGVSSGDEALKVLKSEIFDLVLLDETMPGKSGLETLQEIKEIVASIPVIMITKNEEEGLMEQAIGMKIDDYLLKPINPLQIFSAVKRLLEAHKIQEGAVSKDYLQVFSRIDEKVSSRPDLKEWTQIHFDLSQWDIEFDKFNSTGMDQIHLDLRKKCNFEFGSYFEENYRDWINSDSEPHMSPDVFRQFVFPHLRERKKVYFIVIDCMRLDQWLTIEDLLTPYFNIQRDSYIAIVPTATPYARNSIFSGLYPLDIQKKYPDYWLERSRDEFSKNRYEQELMQEQLRRAGFGNLSNKYIKIYETEEANEIRKQVNSYRNIDFVAMVFNFLDILAHGRSQSEILQEIAPDERAFRSLMRSWFTHSALYEILKQISRHDAIAVITTDHGSVLGQKASLVHGNRETSSNLRYKFGENINGDPKQTLMIRNPLDYRLPAESPSKNYIIAKENYYFVYPTRFHEYERQYQGTFQHGGISLEENIVPCITLLPR
- the tsaE gene encoding tRNA (adenosine(37)-N6)-threonylcarbamoyltransferase complex ATPase subunit type 1 TsaE, whose amino-acid sequence is MVSLERSTGDLSSAVFETADEESTRALGESFGRAVPGGTAISLEGGLGAGKTCFVKGVARGLGIDAEVLSPTFILVEEYRGEIPLFHFDLYRLEKLEEVEKIGFYDAIDGRNIVMVEWGDRLPGGENIFDVRVRIEIVSGSERKIEIEGPSGLLDRMRGAPG
- the tsaB gene encoding tRNA (adenosine(37)-N6)-threonylcarbamoyltransferase complex dimerization subunit type 1 TsaB produces the protein MDERLILALDTSRLKGSVAIARGDHTFCELLFDASDTHSATLMPAIDICVRTAGLDLDEMDLFAVVTGPGSFTGLRIGLATIKALASIRKRPVALVGSLESIAGAFPYCAETVVPVLDARRGEIYIGAYDTSSGYPEELIPPLAVRPGEAAETLAKGGVTERVILCGNGTEAYREVLESVLPVGSRFADPIKGDPSAAVTAMIARRREPVLYEELAGVEPVYIRPPDAKLPADSRLREGGGQG